The Corythoichthys intestinalis isolate RoL2023-P3 chromosome 1, ASM3026506v1, whole genome shotgun sequence genome has a segment encoding these proteins:
- the LOC130920139 gene encoding BTB/POZ domain-containing protein KCTD12-like, which translates to MADTESRSSTFPDIVELNVGGQVYVTRLDTLTAVPDSLLWAKFTQSSPEELPKDGKGRFFFDRDGFLFRYVLDYLRDSELFLPEFFKERRRLQKEADFFQLPELSRRLAVPSGHSSPTEEGGESEEAELASPTTTTSSSSDRTPRSPGTGAGYITVGYRGSYTIGRDIQADAKFRRVARITVCSKICLAKEVFGDTLNESRDPDRPPDKYTSRYYLKYNFLEQAFDRLAEAGFHMVACNSTGTCSYASSDPGEDKVWTSYTEYVFSR; encoded by the coding sequence ATGGCAGACACGGAGAGCCGAAGCTCGACTTTCCCTGACATCGTGGAGCTCAACGTGGGTGGTCAGGTATATGTGACCCGACTCGACACGCTCACGGCGGTGCCCGACTCCCTGCTGTGGGCCAAGTTCACTCAAAGTTCCCCGGAGGAGCTTCCCAAAGACGGCAAGGGTCGTTTTTTCTTCGACCGAGACGGCTTTCTGTTCCGCTATGTTTTGGACTACTTGCGCGACTCGGAGCTTTTTCTGCCCGAGTTCTTCAAGGAGAGGAGGAGGTTGCAGAAGGAGGCAGACTTCTTCCAGCTACCGGAGCTGTCGCGGCGCCTGGCGGTCCCCAGCGGGCACAGTTCCCCCACGGAGGAAGGCGGGGAGTCGGAAGAGGCTGAGCTCGCTAGCCCTACCACCACCACCTCCTCGTCGTCCGATAGAACCCCGCGCTCGCCCGGCACAGGCGCGGGCTACATCACGGTGGGCTACAGGGGCAGCTACACCATCGGTAGGGACATCCAAGCGGATGCCAAATTCCGCAGAGTGGCCAGGATAACAGTGTGCAGCAAGATTTGCCTAGCCAAAGAAGTCTTTGGGGACACTCTGAACGAGAGCCGCGACCCAGATCGACCCCCGgacaagtacacgtccaggtacTACCTCAAGTACAACTTCCTGGAGCAGGCGTTCGACCGGCTGGCCGAGGCCGGTTTCCACATGGTGGCCTGCAACTCTACGGGGACCTGCTCGTACGCCAGCAGTGACCCGGGGGAGGACAAAGTGTGGACCAGCTACACAGAGTACGTTTTCAGTCGGTGA